gccccgctgcagccccctccccaccgctCACCACGCCGACGGAGGCGAAGGCGGCCACCACGTTGATGAGGGTGGGGACGATGCCGAACTTGCCAGCCTGGGGGGGGTGGACGGGGGACACGGAGCGCGGCGTCAGccggcccctcgcccccccccacGTCACCCCGGAGCCTCCCGCCGGCCGGGGGGGCTACGTACGCTGCCGTGCACCAGGACGTCGAAGCGGATGCCGAAAGCCTTGGTGAGGGTGCGGTACTCGGTGCCGTTGGGCCAGCGGTAGTACTTGGCCGACCTGGGCGTGCgtgggggggacaggggacacggCGGGGCGTCACGCcggcgccccacggcgccccacggCGCCCGCCCGTCCCCGCGTGCCCTTGCCTGAAGTTGTAGCCGGGGGaggcggcgctgcggcgggcgccggcgtCGAGGCGGGCGAAGGAGTAGCGGGGCAGGCACAGCTCCCAGGCGCGGTCCAGGTCGCACACCCAGGCGATCTTGATGGCCACCACGCCGCCCTGCGTCCCGGCGGCCCGGCGTCAGCGCGGgggcgtccccgtgtccccgtgtgtccccccccccccggctcggcgcggcccgcggctcACCGCGGTGGCCAAGGCGGCGAAGTCCTGGCCGGCGAAGCGGGCCACGTCGCCCAGGCGCAGGATGGGGCAGAGGGGCCGGCGCGCCGGGTGGAAGCGGCAGCGGCTCAGCTCGGCGGCCGTGGCCCCCGGCGGCACGTTGGCCCTGCGGTGGCGGTGACACCGTGGGAGGGGGACACACACACGcgtgagacccccccccccgctgcatccccccccccccaccgccgccgccgctcacttCTCGAAGCCGAAGAGCGGGAAGCGGACGCTGTTCTTGACGAAGAGGGTGAAGTTTTCGGCCTCCAGCATGACGGGCCTGCGGGGACGAGAGGGTGacgggcgccggggcccccccccccaccccccaccccggtGCCCCCCCGGCCTCGCGCGGGGCCAGGGCCCCACTCACGCGTCCACGGCGTCCACCTCCGGCGGGCACCAGCCGCGCACCTCGCAGGCGCCCGGCGTCCCGTTGTAGCTCACGCAGCGCCCCGTCAGCACCCCTGCCGGGGGCGCCCATCAGCgcggcgagcgcggcggggctcaggcggccccccccccccccccggcgcgggtgCCGCGGCagtgggggcagcggggggggggcacaggcacTTAC
This is a stretch of genomic DNA from Apteryx mantelli isolate bAptMan1 chromosome 4, bAptMan1.hap1, whole genome shotgun sequence. It encodes these proteins:
- the P2RX3 gene encoding P2X purinoceptor 3: MAAPRCLAGFLAYETAKAVVVKSWVVGAVNRAVQLLILSYFVGWVFLHEKAYQVRDTAIESSVVTKVKGVGRYAGRVLDTADYVTPQQGTAVFVVVTKRILTENQVQGLCPESDPRYRCAADSDCGSSGRAAASGVLTGRCVSYNGTPGACEVRGWCPPEVDAVDAPVMLEAENFTLFVKNSVRFPLFGFEKANVPPGATAAELSRCRFHPARRPLCPILRLGDVARFAGQDFAALATAGGVVAIKIAWVCDLDRAWELCLPRYSFARLDAGARRSAASPGYNFRSAKYYRWPNGTEYRTLTKAFGIRFDVLVHGSAGKFGIVPTLINVVAAFASVGVGSVLCDLILLHFLKGAEHYKARKFEEVPEARLREPSAGPTALGGREMQSTDSGTGSLGL